A genomic window from Nicotiana sylvestris chromosome 11, ASM39365v2, whole genome shotgun sequence includes:
- the LOC138881675 gene encoding uncharacterized protein translates to MENHPTLELDKGKHIEDSIPLSPEEKERLYTPWRYLVIIKIFKRKMPHHMLRSKLIDLWKPSETLILIDLGWEFFIAKFSLEESMVKALHLGPWFIFRHFLSVQKWEPKFIPKEATLTSTAIWIRLPQLPTKFYDKVILDNVGRKLGKLLKIY, encoded by the coding sequence ATGGAAAACCACCCAACATTAGAATTGGATAAAGGGAAACACATTGAAGACTCAATCCCACTCTCACCAGAAGAGAAGGAACGCCTCTATACTCCTTGGAGGTACTTAGTAAtcatcaaaatattcaaaagaaagATGCCTCACCACATGCTTCGATCTAAACTAATTGACCTATGGAAGCCATCTGAAACATTAATCTTGATTGACCTAGGATGGGAGTTCTTCATAGCAAAATTTAGCTTAGAGGAAAGTATGGTTAAGGCACTACATCTAGGGCCATGGTTCATTTTTAGACACTTTCTATCCGTTCAAAAGTGGGAACCAAAATTTATCCCCAAGGAAGCCACCCTCACTTCTACTGCCATTTGGATAAGATTACCCCAGCTACCAACAAAGTTCTACGACAAAGTCATCTTGGATAATGTTGGAAGGAAATTAGGTAAACTCCTAAAGATTTACTAA